The genomic stretch AAACCCTATTTCCTAATTTACTATtttctatattttattttgttaCGAATTGCACACGTGGACACGAGGAAGGAGGCCGAACTGTGGGAGCCACGAGGATAGCGCGATGTCGACGGGCGTAGTCCACCCGCCTGGTCGCCGCCTCCGAGTCACGTCATACTCACTCCGCACTGCGCGGGTGGGGCCGCCTCTCAGGAGCCCGTCGAGGTAAGTTTCGAACTCGTATTTTACTCGTCTCCGTGGATCATGTGCTTCGTCTCGAATACAGGATATCTGTTGGACCTATAACACGTCATCCTTTTGAGGGTGTCGTCCGCCGGTTTTATGGTAGGGAAAAGTGATCCCTGTCGGGAACTTGACAGGGAAGTTCACCAGGTCAGCTCCACTCCACCACTCGTCCACGTCCTCCACGCCAACTCATCATCACATGCCACGTTGGTTAGTTCCCAACGGCGGGGGACGCCGTCTTCGCTGGCGGATCTCGTTTCCCCCGCACCCGCGAAGGGAGGCGTTGGTGATCCACAGATCGCGTAGGTTATCCACAGGGAGTGCGGGCAGCAGAACTGAGAAGAGGAGCTCCATTTCCTTTACGCGACTTCTCCGTTGTCTCAGAGCTCGGCCATGGACTCTCCACTGAGACCCGAGGCAGCTCCCCTCCTCCAGACCCGGCCGGGCTCCAATGACGAGGCGGAGAGGGCCTACGACGCCGACGAGAAGGTGGTGATCTCCGTCTCTGAAGACGACCGTTCGATGGAGGATGACGGCTCCCTCCCACCCTTCTCGTGGCGGAAGCTGTGGCGGTTCACTGGCCCGGGGTTCCTGATGTCGATCGCGTTCCTGGACCCCGGAAACCTCGAGGGCGACCTTCAGGCCGGCGCCTGCGCCGGATACTCGCTCCTATGGTTGCTGTTTTGGTCGACCGCCATGGGTCTCCTCATCCAGCTATTGTCCGCGAGGCTCGGGGTGGCCACGGGGCGCCACCTGGCGGAGCTCTGCCGCGAGGAGTACCCACGGTGGGCCACGATCGCGCTCTGGATCATGGCCGAGCTCGCTCTCATCGGGGCCGACATCCAGGAGGTGATCGGCAGCGCGATCGCGATCAAGATACTCAGCGGCGGAGTGATCCCTCTTTGGGCTGGGGTGGTCATCACGGCTTCGGATTGGTTAAGATCTGTCTTTTGGGATTCTCAATCGTCGAGTCCTTCTTTCTTCCATGTTTGATCTttatctttctctctttctttttctgaaGAGTAGGGAGCTCAATTTTGTTCCTATAACTTGGGATTGTTTAATCATAGGAAGGCACGTTTCTGTTTGATGGATTGTCTTACCTGCAAGTATTAGTTTAAGTTTCCAGGGCAAGGAAGCAGAGTTTGCCGATTCTAGTTCTTAACTTGGCTCAATTGAGCAAAACACCATATTCTTTATGGTTTTTCTTTAATATATGATAAGAATTAGGACAACTAGTTGAATTTTTTAACATAAGTTCTTTGACTGATTTCAGATCCTGGATGCCAACTCTTTTTGCAACttataaagaaaacaaaaataggGACTGTCCATGTTTGAAGTGATATCCTTTCTCTTATTCTTGTTCTTTTCAGGTCAATGAAATTATTTACTTTGACCCgaaacaaagtttttttttttttttggttggaaTTTTTTGCTTACTTGTTATTTCTGAATTTGTTGACTGGTTTTACTTCCCACTAAATCTGGATATTGCTAATATATCTTTGGGGTTAGAAACTTTTTTTTGGAGGATGATGTCGGGTTTTGAAGAGTCAAGACTTCTGCTGATGGCAGTCCAGATCTTAATTTAAATAGTCAATGAGTTAATTGGGCTAGATTTGTACTCCTATAGCAAATGACTGGAGTATGGTAATTGATTTTATTCCGTTTTAAGCTTCAGAATCTCCATCAGAAGAGGTCtgcttttattttatgagcttctTATATCATACGAGAACAAATTTGGTCACTATTTGATGATTGCAAGTTCCACCCATAATTGATCGGTTTTACCTTCTGATTTCTGTTATGATTTCAGAAACTTTGGTTTAATGTACCTGTTGTGTTCAATCTCCTTGGCAGCTTCATCTTCCTGTTCCTGGAGAACTATGGTGTGAGGAAATTAGAAGCATTCTTTGGGGTTCTCATTGCAACGATGGCTGTCTCATTCGCCATAATGTTCGGTGAAGCCAAGCCCAGTGGCAAGGAATTTCTAATTGGTAAttaatttctaaggctttttcatAAAATGTTTTTGCTCAATGGTATTATTTTGTCTGGATTCTTATACGAATAGGACTAATTTACTGTACCCCTCACAGGTGTTTTAGTTCCAAAACTGAGTTCAAGTACAATAAGGCAGGCAGTGGGGGTGGTCGGCTGCATCATTATGCCCCACAATGTATTCTTGCATTCTGCTCTTGTACAGTCAAGAAAGATCGACAATAGCAAAACTAGTCATGTTAGAGAAGCAATGAGTTACTATTCCATAGAATCCACTGTTGCTCTTCTTATTTCCTTCTTTATCAATGTGTGTGTTACTACAGTTTTTGCAAAGGGATTCTATGGCACAGAAGTAGCCAGTTCTATAGGACTTGAGAATGCTGGGCAGTTCTTACAAGAAAAATATGGAGGTAAACTATTTCCTATTCTCTATATATGGGGTATTGGATTATTAGCCTCCGGACAGAGTAGTACCATCACTGGCACTTATGCTGGACAATTTATCATGGGAGGCTTTTTGAATCTTCGTTTGAAGAAATGGGCtcgttcactgatcacaagaagcTTTGCAATGTTGCCAACTATAATAGTTGCTCTTTTGTTTGACACTGACGACTCGGCCATGGATATATTGAATGAGTCACTTAATGTACTTCAGTCTATTCAGATACCATTTGCTCTAATTCCACTTCTTGCTTTGGTATCAAAAGAACAGCTTATGGGGGCTTTCAGGATCGGCCCCATTATGAAAGTAAGTTTTAGACTGTCTAAAGTTGGATTCATTTTGTGACTTCAGTGTATATCATTCGATTCTTGCATTGGCATTTTAGTTTATCTGAACTTTCTAGTATATCTAGAAGATGGTTTTCAACTGTATATTTCCTCTTATCATAATACTCTACTTCTGAAAGGAAAGTTTGTTGATAGAGATATGGATAGAACATAAATAGGTAAGTTACGGTTCTTACTTACCTATTCTTCTAATTATTCTATATGTATTGACTAAGTTTAGGTTTTTGTTTTTTAGGAGGGTTGCTTCCCAGATAATGAATTGAAATTGCAATTAGTAAGAAAGATCTTTCTCGTATCAACTGACCTTTAAGGTTGTGAATCGAGTTCTTCTCATGCTTGAAGATATCTTTGTCAGGAATCTAGGACCAATTATAGAGGTCAGATGCAAACTTGACAGTCTGCATAATTTTTTGTGAAATCATTAATGGAGTCACGGCAATTTTGACTGACCTTCTATTACGAGTCAAACACTGATGGGAAAAATTGAGGATAatgtgacgatgatgatgatatattgcATGTTGTCACCATTGTTTAGCATTCTTATTTACtaacaaatataaaataaatatctttttaaGAAAACAAATGATAGATATTAAATGAGGTGGCAGTAGTATTCTAATTCTGCATTTTAGTTTAAACTGGGAACAAAGTCTTAGGCTGCTGAAAGTGTTATGATATATGAGAAGGCT from Musa acuminata AAA Group cultivar baxijiao chromosome BXJ1-3, Cavendish_Baxijiao_AAA, whole genome shotgun sequence encodes the following:
- the LOC103979427 gene encoding metal transporter Nramp2, which translates into the protein MDSPLRPEAAPLLQTRPGSNDEAERAYDADEKVVISVSEDDRSMEDDGSLPPFSWRKLWRFTGPGFLMSIAFLDPGNLEGDLQAGACAGYSLLWLLFWSTAMGLLIQLLSARLGVATGRHLAELCREEYPRWATIALWIMAELALIGADIQEVIGSAIAIKILSGGVIPLWAGVVITASDCFIFLFLENYGVRKLEAFFGVLIATMAVSFAIMFGEAKPSGKEFLIGVLVPKLSSSTIRQAVGVVGCIIMPHNVFLHSALVQSRKIDNSKTSHVREAMSYYSIESTVALLISFFINVCVTTVFAKGFYGTEVASSIGLENAGQFLQEKYGGKLFPILYIWGIGLLASGQSSTITGTYAGQFIMGGFLNLRLKKWARSLITRSFAMLPTIIVALLFDTDDSAMDILNESLNVLQSIQIPFALIPLLALVSKEQLMGAFRIGPIMKVVTWIMVGFLIIINGYLLLDFFTAEVHGLLISCLLSSALAIYVIFIAYLVLRGSAFCTSGTLAINKGFCNRN